The nucleotide window AATATGGATTTTCTATATTTCCCGCAATATTACCATCATATTTTATATTTTTCTTAAAAATCATTATTTTCATTTTTTCGGATAATTCTTCTGCAGAATCGGGATTAAAAAACAAAACTTTTTCATAAGTTCCCAATGTTTCATGTGCGTATTTTAAATCCGAAAGTATTATAGGTTTATTAAACTCTTTTGTTTCAGTTATCGGCAATCCCCATGTTTCAAGTTTAGAGGGAAAAATTATATTTTCAACTTTATTATAATATTTCATCAACTCTTGGCGATTTAGTAATCCTGTAAATTTTATACATTCAGAAGTTTTATATTTATTATATAATTCTTCTGAATATTTATTTTCTTTTCCGTTTATTGTCAAATATACTTTAAAATTTTTTATTTCCTGCTCTTCAAGATTTTTAACTGCTTCACATATAACTTCAAAATTTTTGAAAATTCTGGGAAAAGCAGGATATAAAAAACTGTTTTCTTCCTGAACCGTTTCTCTATCTACTTCTAAATCGTTTATATTTACATTGGGATGAGCTACAATTATATTATTTATTTTAAAAATTTTTTCAAATTCTTTTCTCATCCAATTCTGCTGTACTATAACAAAATCATTTTTCTTAATATTTATCTTATAAATATATTTATAAAGCTTTGAAAAAAGAAACATTTTAAATTCTTTTATTATTTTATTTTTCTTTACTTTATAAAAAATCATAGGATTATGACAATATGTCGCCATTTTTTCAGAAATAACATTCGGTGTCATATCATGTAACGAAAACCATAAATAAGGTTTTATTTTTTTAGAAAGTTTTTTAAAATAGAAATACTCATAATAACATCTTTTCAAATAGCTTTTTTTTGAATCTCTAAATTCAATAAACTCTATATCCGAACTAAATTCGGAAAACAGATTCTTATTATGAACTAATGCTGTTATTTCATATTTCCCGGAAAGATTTTCTTTTATATATTTTAAACATTCTTTATAAATGGTCAACGGACCGCCTTCTGTAAGGTTTATTCCTGAAATTACTATTTTTTTCATATTTTCTCCAAAGATTTCAGTTTTTTACTTAAATTCATATTTATTAAAGATTTCTTTAAATTTTTCAAGAATAATATAAAAATTTGTACTGTTAGTTCTGTTATTGATTTTTTCTTTTGCTGCTAAATATCTTTCGTGTACTTTTTTAGACTGTTTTATAGCTGTTTCTTTTTGTTCATCGAAAAACTTTATACCTCTCTTCTTTTCATATTTCTTATTTAATTGTTTAGTGAGAAGTTTTTCATAATTTTTTTGACTGCATTCTCCTATTTTTATATCTTTATAATGATATAAAAGCCATACTTCAAAAGAACAATTAGAATATACCAACTTATAATTATTCTTTTTACCATTGCTGATAAATCTCATCTAAATCATTTTTATCTTTATCTAAAACACACCATATTTCTATATTTCCATTTCTTATAATTTTCTTTTGTTTTCCTATTTCTTTTTTATTTTTTAAAACTGAAAATAAATAAAAGGATTAAAACTTGAACCGGCAATAAACATTAGAGATATTAAAAATAATAAAATATACACTATACTTTCAAATATTTCATATTTCACATTATCTACTTTTTTAATCATTCTTTCTTTTAAATAAGGAAAAATTGGAGTAGATAAAATAATAGCACAAAACCCTATAAAAAGTTTCCAGTTTTCGAGTTCCAAAAAGAAATATTCCAAATGATCAAAATTGATAAAAAATAATCTTTTTATATAGATTAAAGCTTTTAAAAAATTTTCAGATCTGAAAAAGACCCAACCTATAGCTACTACAGTTAATGTATAAAAATGTTGGAAAAAGCGAGGTATTTTTTCTAATATTTTATTTAATCCCAACCTTTCCAAAATTAAAAAAAATCCATGAAACAATCCCCAAAATACGAAATTCCATGCTGCTCCATGCCATAAACCTGTTAGAAAAAATACAATTATAAGATTAATATAGGTTCTTTTTTTTCCACGATAACTTCCTCCTAAAGGTATGTAAAGATAATCTTTAAACCATGTAGATAATGATATATGCCATCTTCTCCAGAATTCCTGAACATTTTTTGAAATATAAGGATAATTAAAATTCTCCAAAAAATTAAATCCGAAAATCTTTCCTAATCCTATAGCCATATCTGAATACGCAGAAAAATCAAAAAATATTTGCATAGTATATCCGAAGATACCTAACCATGCAAGAGGTGTACTCATGTTTTCCCAAGATGTATTAAACACTGTATCTGCCCAAATACCCATAGTATTTGCTATCAGCATTTTTTTAAAAAGCCCTGAAATAAACCTTTTAATTCCGTAATTTATCATTTCAAAATCAATTTTTCTATTATTAATTTCATTTTCCACATCAATATATCTTACAATCGGCCCTGCAATCAATTGCGGAAAAAGAAAAATATACAATCCTAAATTTATAAACTTTTTTTGTACTTTTATTTCTTTTCTGTATAAATCAATAACATAGGTCATTATCTGAAAAGTAAAAAAAGAAATCCCTATAGGTAAAGTGATTTTAGGAATATTCATAACAAAATCGGAGTTAAATATTCTTACAATTCTTTGGATATTATATAAGAAAAAGAAAGTATATTTAAAAAACATTAATATTCCTAAATTCCAAATTATTGAAATAATTAAAATTAACTTTTTATTATTTGACTTTTCCATCCATATTCCAAATAAAAAATTGATGTATGAAGAAAATAGAAACAACAGAGAATATGCTAATCCACCCCAAGAATAAAATATAAATGACATTAGAAACAGCCATACATTTTTAAGTTTAGGATGCATAAAATAATAACCTAAAATTGTTAAAGGTAGAAATAAAAATAAAAATACCGGTGATACAAAAACCATAAAAATTATAAACCTTTCTATTTTAATTTTATTTTTGAATTTTTTTTAAATAATTTACAAAATTTTCTACAAATTCTAAATGAGATTTCGGTAAAGCTGCACTTGTATGTTCAATCAATAAAATATCATATTCATTAAGCATTTCTATATAGCTATTGTCATCAAATCCTTTATTATCTATATTAGTAGAAATTTCACCTTCTTTTTCATAAGACAATGTCAAAGAATATTGATTATAATCATATTTTTTGAATTTTTTAAACGGCATATCTATAACAAAAAAATTTTGTATTGATATCATAAAACTTGTAGATATAGCAAAAACTTTTGCAGTTCTGTTACTTTTATCAATTATTAAATCAATATTATAGTACTCTTCATCAAAAGGAGTTGCAAAGTAAACATTCATTAAGTCCCTGGCATCATGATCACCTTCAAATGCAGGTTCTTTTTGAATTTTTATATCAGAAAGTTTTACTTTTGGTAATTCTAACCCGTTGTTTCTAAGTAATTTCACCATTTCAATAATTGTGTTTGAACTTCCTATTTTATTCCAGTGAACACCTGTATTCGGAAATGTTTTTATTCCCTGTTTTTTAAGATTTTTCATAATTTCGGTAGCATCTATATTTAAAATCTTGTTTTTATTTAAGTATGTCCCTAATTTTTTTCTAAGAACGGATTTCTGATCTTTTGTCATAATAGAGTTTATTACTTTAAATCTTAAAGGTAATTTTTCATCATATACTTCTGATTTATTGGGTGTTATCAAATAAATCAATCTTTTATTATGAGATTTTAGATAGTTATCTATATATTTTATATTATCTAAATAATTATCTATCTCTTCATCATTTGCTTCATACATAATTTCCCATTGTAAGTCTTTATAAATCGGTTCCTCTTTTTTACTAAGATCGTACATTAGATACCTTCTTGTCCATGTTTCTAAATATAAACTGTTACTTTAACCTTTTTCAATATTATTTAAAGTACCGAAATTATATAAAATTTGATTCATTCCTTTTATTAAAAAAGTTCTTATCGGAAATGTATCTTTAAAATAATTATCATATTTTTGTTGATATTTTCCTGATAAAATATTATTAAAATTAATTTCAGGTTTTTCAATATGTTCTGTGTTTCCAATAATTTTTGTTTGCAGATTAATTTTAAATATAAACAATATTGTAATAATTCCTATCATTGTACCGAATATAAAAATAAAAAACTTTCTTATTGTTTTGACTTTCATATAAATAGTATTTGTAATAAATTACAACTCTCCTTCTATTAAACTCTATCTTAAATTTTACAGAATAATTAAAATCGGATTTATAAAAATTTTTCTCTCATATATAATTCATCAAATGAAATATCTTCCATTTGCTTAATTGTATTTCTGTCATCAATTATTTTATGACTTTTTCCGTTTAATAATAAGACTCGTGTAGCATATTTACTTACTGTACCTAAATCGTGTGTTATAAGTATTATAGTTTTTTTCTTTTCGATAAGGTTTTGAAAAGAATCAAAACATTTTTTTTGGAAATTGGCATCTCCCACTGCCAGTATTTCATCAAAAATATAAATGTCCCCATTAGCGTACATCCCTATAGAAAAAGCAAGTCTCATTAACATTCCGGATGAATAAAATTTTAAAGGAGTTTCGATAAAATCTTCAACTTCTGCAAAAGAAAAAATTTCCGGTATTTTTTCTTTTATATATTTCTTTTTCATACCTAATAATACTCCATTTAATAAAGCATTATCATAACCGCTTAACTCACTGTTAAATGCTACACCAAGTTCCAAAAAGGGAATAATTCTCCCGTCAGTTGTAATTTTTCCCTTTGTAGGGGAAGTTGTGCCGGCAATCATTTTAGCTAAAGTTGACTTTCCTGCCCCATTTCTTCCGACAATACACAATATTTCTCCGGCTTCTATTCTCATACTTAGATTTTCCACTGCAATTAATTCTTCTATTTTTTTATTTTCTTCTTTATATTTTTTGTAATTTAATACAAAACTTTTTAAAGAGTTAAAAGGAACAACATATTTTTTATATCTTTTAGTTACATTATTTATTTCAATCATAAGTAATCAGCCACCTTTGTCCCTAATTTTCTTTTTACAATCATTGAAATTACAGTCCACAATATCACAGATAAAATAAAAGAAGTTAAATGAGCTGTAGATTCCCAAGATCCGTTAACACCGAAGAAAGCAGCTTTTATCTCTTCAATAGGATACGCCAACGGATTCAAAAAATAATATATTTTCAAATATTCTTGCGGAATAGCTATTGTATAAATTATCGGAGTAAGAAAAACACCATATGTCAATAT belongs to Pseudoleptotrichia goodfellowii and includes:
- a CDS encoding alginate O-acetyltransferase AlgX-related protein, with amino-acid sequence MYDLSKKEEPIYKDLQWEIMYEANDEEIDNYLDNIKYIDNYLKSHNKRLIYLITPNKSEVYDEKLPLRFKVINSIMTKDQKSVLRKKLGTYLNKNKILNIDATEIMKNLKKQGIKTFPNTGVHWNKIGSSNTIIEMVKLLRNNGLELPKVKLSDIKIQKEPAFEGDHDARDLMNVYFATPFDEEYYNIDLIIDKSNRTAKVFAISTSFMISIQNFFVIDMPFKKFKKYDYNQYSLTLSYEKEGEISTNIDNKGFDDNSYIEMLNEYDILLIEHTSAALPKSHLEFVENFVNYLKKIQK
- a CDS encoding MBOAT family O-acyltransferase, translated to MFFKYTFFFLYNIQRIVRIFNSDFVMNIPKITLPIGISFFTFQIMTYVIDLYRKEIKVQKKFINLGLYIFLFPQLIAGPIVRYIDVENEINNRKIDFEMINYGIKRFISGLFKKMLIANTMGIWADTVFNTSWENMSTPLAWLGIFGYTMQIFFDFSAYSDMAIGLGKIFGFNFLENFNYPYISKNVQEFWRRWHISLSTWFKDYLYIPLGGSYRGKKRTYINLIIVFFLTGLWHGAAWNFVFWGLFHGFFLILERLGLNKILEKIPRFFQHFYTLTVVAIGWVFFRSENFLKALIYIKRLFFINFDHLEYFFLELENWKLFIGFCAIILSTPIFPYLKERMIKKVDNVKYEIFESIVYILLFLISLMFIAGSSFNPFIYFQF
- a CDS encoding ABC transporter ATP-binding protein, coding for MIEINNVTKRYKKYVVPFNSLKSFVLNYKKYKEENKKIEELIAVENLSMRIEAGEILCIVGRNGAGKSTLAKMIAGTTSPTKGKITTDGRIIPFLELGVAFNSELSGYDNALLNGVLLGMKKKYIKEKIPEIFSFAEVEDFIETPLKFYSSGMLMRLAFSIGMYANGDIYIFDEILAVGDANFQKKCFDSFQNLIEKKKTIILITHDLGTVSKYATRVLLLNGKSHKIIDDRNTIKQMEDISFDELYMREKFL
- a CDS encoding RloB domain-containing protein; the protein is MRFISNGKKNNYKLVYSNCSFEVWLLYHYKDIKIGECSQKNYEKLLTKQLNKKYEKKRGIKFFDEQKETAIKQSKKVHERYLAAKEKINNRTNSTNFYIILEKFKEIFNKYEFK
- a CDS encoding glycosyltransferase, which produces MKKIVISGINLTEGGPLTIYKECLKYIKENLSGKYEITALVHNKNLFSEFSSDIEFIEFRDSKKSYLKRCYYEYFYFKKLSKKIKPYLWFSLHDMTPNVISEKMATYCHNPMIFYKVKKNKIIKEFKMFLFSKLYKYIYKINIKKNDFVIVQQNWMRKEFEKIFKINNIIVAHPNVNINDLEVDRETVQEENSFLYPAFPRIFKNFEVICEAVKNLEEQEIKNFKVYLTINGKENKYSEELYNKYKTSECIKFTGLLNRQELMKYYNKVENIIFPSKLETWGLPITETKEFNKPIILSDLKYAHETLGTYEKVLFFNPDSAEELSEKMKIMIFKKNIKYDGNIAGNIENPYCRNWDELFKILLQEK